In Azospirillum thermophilum, the genomic stretch CCCGGCTCCCGACCTCGCCCTGCGGCTGGTGGAGGCCGGCGGCGGCGCTCCGGCCGGCGGGACGGTGGTCGATCTCTCGGCCGCCGGCGCCACCGGCGGCGCCACGCCCTATGCCGACAGCGGCAACCAGCTGACGCTGCAGACCGGCGTGACGCCGGTGAACGACCGGCCGACCGTCGGCGGCACCGTCGCAATCGCGGTGACGGAGGACAGCAGCCCGGCCGGCGCCAGCTTCGCCGACCTGATCGGCACGCGCTACGGCGACGCCACCGACGACCGCAGCGCGCTGGGCGGCACCGACGGCGCGACCCCGCTGACCTTCGTCGCCATCGTCGGCAACGGGGCCAAGCCGGGACAGGGGAGCTGGCAGTATCTCGCCGCCGCCGGCTGGACCGACATCCCGGCCACCGGTCTCGGTGACGGCTCGGCCCTCGTCCTGTCGGCCGCGACGCAGGTGCGCTTCCTGCCGGCGGCGGACTTCCACGGGACGCCCGGTGCGCTGACGCTGCGGGTAGCCGACGGCTCGGCCAATCCGGTGACGGCCAGCGGCGGTCCTGCCGACCTGAAGGACCTGTCCGTCGCCGGCGGGCTCGGCACCACCGACCGCTGGTCTGACGGCACGCTCACCCTTCAGCCTTCCGTCGCCAACGTGAACGACGCCCCGACCGCCACCGGTACGGCGGCGCTGCCGGCGGTCGCCGAGGATACCCCCGCCTCGGCCATCACCGGTGCGACGGTCGCCGGCCTGTTCGGCGCGCTCTACGGCGACGCGCTGGACGACCGGACGGGCATCGACGGCGGCGCCGACGCCAGCACCCCCGCGCTCGCCGGGATCGCCATCGTCGGCAACGCGGCCACCGCCGCCCAGGGCCAGTGGAGCTACTCCACCGACGGCATCACCTGGACGGCCCTGCCGGACGGCCTGTCGGACGGCAGCGCCCTTGTCCTGCCGGTGACGGCGCGGCTGCGCTTCGTCCCGGCCGCCGACTGGAACGGCACGCCGGGCGGCCTGACCGTGCGCCTTTCCGACGCGCCGGTCTCCTCGGCCGCCGCCGGCCAGTCGCTGACGGCCGGCGGCACGGGCAACTGGTCGGCCGGCACCGTCACCCTCGGAACCGCGGTCACGGCGGTGGAGGACGCGATCGAGGCGGCGGACGACGTGAACGGCATCGTCGAGGATGCGGCCGCCCCCGCGACCGGCACCGTCCTGGCGAACGACCGCGACCGCGACGCGCTCGGCACCATTGCGCCGCAGCGCCTCTTCGTCACGGCGATCCAGCCGGCCGGGGCGGCCGCGGCCACGGTGGTGGACACCGCCGGCACCGGCAGCGTCACGGTCGCCGGCCGCTACGGCACGCTGACCATCGACCGCGACGGCACCTACAGCTACGCCATCGACAACAGCCTGGCGGTCATCCAGCAGCTCCGCCAGGGGCAGACGCTGACCGACGAGGTGTTCACCTACACGGTCGACGATTTCCTCGCGGCCGACGGTACGAATGTCGGCAGCGCCGCCGTCACCCGCAGCCTGTCGATCGTCATCACCGGGGTGAACGACCGGCCGGTCGCCGTCGCCGACCGCGGCGACGTGCAGGAGGACGCCATCGCACCCGCCACCGGCAACGTGCTGTCCAACGATACGGAGGTGGATGCCGACGATCCGTCCGCCGTCACCGCCGTCCGGTTCGGCGGCACGGCCGGGACCGTCGGGCAGGGGCTGCGCGGCAGCTACGGCACGCTGGTGCTGAATGCGGCCGGCACCTGGTCCTATGCGGTCGACAATTCCTCGGCGGCGGTCCAGGCGCTCGCCGCCGGGGAAACACTGACGGAGACCTTCACCTACACCATCACCGACACGGCCGGCGGCAGCGGCAGCGCGACGCTGACCGTCGTCATCACCGGCGTGAACGACGCCCCGGTCCTGGCGGCCGAGGACAGCTCGGGCGGCGTCAAGGAGGATGTCCGCGCCACCGGCGGCGTCCTGACCGACAGCGGCACCATCGCCTTCACCGACCTGGACCGCAGCGACAGCCACACCGTCGCCTCCCGCTTCGTCTCGACCAGCGGGACGGCACAGCTCGGCAGCCTGACGTCCGTCCTGACGGCGGATACCACCGGCAGCGGCACCGGCGGGGTGCTGACCTGGACCTACAGCGTCGACAACGCCCGCGTGCAGACCCTGCGCGAAGGCGAGACGGTGACCGAGACCTATGCCGTCACCGTCTCCGACGGCAAGGGCGGGACCGAGACGCGGCAGGTGGTGATCACCATCACCGGCACCAACGACGCGCCCACCGTCACCGGCCCCGCGCCGCAGGCGAGCGGGCTCGCCGGCCTGCCCATCGCTCTGTCGGTGGAGCGCAGCCGCTTCGCCGACATCGACGCGGGCGACGTGCTGACCTTCACCGCCACCCTGGCGGACGGGAGGCCGCTGCCCTCCTGGCTGAGCTTCGATCCGGCGACCCTGACCTTCCGCGGCACGCCGCCGGCCGGCACCAACGGCGACGTGGCCCTGCTGCTGCGGGCGACCGACACCGCCGGGGCCTCCGTCACGCTGGGCGCCACCCTGTCGATCACCGCGCAGGTCGATCCGGCGGTCCCGGTCACGCCGCCGGTGCCTCCGGTCACCCCGACCACGCCGCCCACCACCCCGACGACGCCGACGCCTCCGCCGGGAACGCTGATCACAGTGGTGGACACGACCACCCCGACCGGTCCGACCAGCCCCGCCGGCACGCCGACGCTCGGCCCCGTCACCGGCGCCCCCTCGTCGCTGACGACCTTCGTCGACGTGGTGAACGTGGTGACCGGCACCAGCTCGGCCAGCGGCTACGGCGCCAACGCGGTGGTGGCGGCGACCAGCCTGAACCGCCGCGCCGACGGTACCGGCATGCTGTCGACCGACGCGCTGTTCCGCCAGACCACCTCGGCCAACGTCGATCTGTTCCTGGCCGGTTCGGTCGGCAACCAGGTGATGCTGCCGCAGCAGCAGACCAGCTTCCAGGTGCCGCCGAACGTCTTCCGCCATACCAACCCGGGCGAGAAGCTGGTCTACCAGGCGACCCGCCCCGACGGCAGTCCGCTGCCCAACTGGCTGCAGTTCGACGCGCCGAACATGACCTTCCGCGGCACCCCGCCGGCCAGCGCCCGCGGCAACGTGGATGTCGTGATCATCGCGAAGGACACCCGCGGCAATCAGGCGGCGGCGCAGTTCCGCATCCTGGTCAGCCAGGATCTCCGCACCGGCACGCCGGTGGACGACGCCCAGCGCGAGGCCGGCAATGCCGCCGGCCGCGCCGCGCCGCCCGTCCTCCCCGTGCCGCCGGCCGGCGGGCAGGGGGCGGCTCCGGCACCGCAGGGCGAGGCGCCCAACCGGACGGCGCCGCCGGACGGCGGGCGCCCCCAGGCCGGTGCTCCCGGCGCCACGGCTCCCGCCCAGACTCCGGCCAGGGACCAGCGGGCGGAGGTGGACGTGGAATCCTTCTTCGGCATGCCGGCCGGCCGCTCCGCCTTCACCGCCCAGGTCCAGGCGGCCGGGCTGCCGGGCCTGCTGGCGGAGGCGCGCGCCCTGCTGGACACGCTGCTCGCCGCCTCCGACACCGACCAGGAGGCGGCATGACGCCGCATTGTCCCACCCGGTCCGCCACTCCCTTGGTCATAGTCCTTTCCTCCTAAGGCAAGAATCCCCCGATGGTCACCCTCCGTTCGCTGCGCTCCGCTTCCTCGCTCGGCGTCATCCTGCTGCTGGGCGCCTGCGCCGTCGCTCCCAAACCGATCCAGCCGGCCGAGCATGTCGAGCGCGCCCGCGCCGACTACGGCACGCTGTTCGGCAACCAGCCGCCGGTCGTCGGGCCGCTCACGGCGCATGAGGCGATCGCCCGCGCACTGAAATACAACTACGACCACCAGCTCGCCCTGACCGAGGCGGCGCTGCAGGAGCGGCAGTTCGACGTGGCGGTGCTGAACATGCTGCCGCGGCTGGCCGCCAGCGCCGGCTATGTCGGCCGCAACAACGAGAGCGCCTCGTCCAGCCTGTCGGTGATCACGCGGCGCCAGTCGCTGGAACCCTCGACCTCTCAGGAGCAGCACCGCCGCACCGGCGACCTGACTTTCTCCTGGAACCTGCTCGACTTCGGCGTCGGCTATTTCCAGGCCCGCCAGCAGGCCGACCGCGCGCTGATCGCCGTCGAGCGGCGGCGGCGCGTCGTCAACAACATCGTGAAGGAGGTGCGCTCCGCCTACTGGCGGGCCGGCACCGCGCAGCGCCTGCTGCCCAAGATCGACCCGCTGATGAAGGAGGCGGAGCGCGCGCTCGCCGCCAACGCGCAGATCGAGGACCAGGCGCTGGCTCCCGTCATGCAGACGCTGGAGTACCGCAAGAACCTGCTCCAGGTGATCAGCCAGCTCCGCCGCCTGCGCTCCGACCTGTCGGTGGCCAAGGCGCAGCTCGCCGCCCTGATCAACGTGCCGCCGACCACCGAGTTCACGGTGGAGGAGCCGCCGGCCCTGCCGAGCTTCCCGCGCACCCTGTCGGTCGACGTGCCGACGCTGGAGCTGATGGGCCTTGCCCAGCGCCCCGAACTGCGCGAGGAGGCCTATCAGGAACGCGTCGATCGCAACAATCTCTACAAGGAGATCACGCGGCTGATGCCCGGGCTGTCGATCCTCGGCTCGCTGAACTACGACAGCAACTCCTACCTCGTGAACAACCTGTGGGCCGAGGCGGGGGTGCGCGCGACGCTGAACCTCGTCAACCTGCTGAGCGCCCCGCAGGTCATCGACGCCGCCGAGGCGCAGATCGAGGTCGCCAGGACCCGCCGTCTCGCCCTGTCGGTGGCGGTGCTGACCCAGGTGAACGTCAGCTACCAGCAGTATGTCCGCTCGGTGGAGACCTACGACACTGCGCTGGAGATCGCGCGGGTCGAGGGCCGCATCTCCAAGGCCGCCAACGACGGCGGCCTCGCCCAGGCGGAGCCGGAGTTCGAGCGCATCCGCCGCGGCCTCTCCTCCGTCGCGGCGGAACTCGACCGCGACCGCGCCTTCACCGAGCTGCAGACCTCGCTCGGCAACCTCTACACGGCGGTCGGGCTCGATCCGGTCCCGGCGTCGGTCGAGACGGAGGATCTGTCGAAGCTCGTCGTCGTCGTGAAGGACGCGCTCGACCATCTCGACAAGGGCCAGTTGCCGCGGCTGGAAGGCGCGCCCGACAGCCCGGCCCCGGCGGTGCCCACCGCCGCCGCGGAACCCGCCCGCAAGGCGACCAAGCCAGAGGGTGAACCGGTATCGTGATCCGCTTCCCGTTGCTGTCCGCGGCGGCCGGGCTTCTCGCCCTGGCCGCCCCCTGCCTCGCCCAGACCGTCCCGCCGGACGCCGGTGCCCCGCCGGTGGTCGAGCGGGAGATCCGCGCGCAGGTCACCGCCCGCACCACCACCGTTCTGGCGAGCGGCATGGCCGGCCGCATCGTCGAGCTGGCGGTGCAGGACGGCGAGACCTTCCGCAAGGGCGAGGTCCTCGTCCGCTTCGACTGCGCGGTGCAGGAAAGCCAGCTCGCCCGCGCCAACGCGGTGCTGGAGAAGGCGCGGCGCCTGCTGGAGGTGAACGAGAAGCTGCGGCAGCTCGGCTCGATCAGCGCCAAGGAGATCAGCGTCGGCCACGCCGAGGTCGCCGAGGCGGGCGCCGAGGTCGGCATGATGAAGGCCATGGTGTCGCGCTGCACCGTCGCCGCCCCCTTCTCCGGCCGGGTGGCGGGCGTCTCGGTCCGCCAGTACCAGTTCATCGGCGAGGGGCAGCCGCTGCTCGACATCCTCGACGACAAGGAACTGGAGCTGGAGGCCATCGTCCCGTCGCGCTGGCTCGCCTGGCTGAAGGTCGGCACGCGGTTCCAGGTGGTGGTGGACGAGAACGGCCGCAGCTACGAGGGGGAGGTGTCGCGCCTGTCCGGCCGCGTCGATCCCGTCAGCCAGTCGATCAAGCTCTATGCCCGCATCCGCAACCCCGACGACCGGCTGCTCGCCGGGATGAGCGGGCGGGCCATCATCACGCCGCCGGCAGGGAGCCAGCCGTGACCGCCCAGGTGACGAGCAACCAGCTCAACCGCCAGCTCCTGCGCCTCTCGACCCTGCTCCAGCTCGGCAAGCGCGCCAGGGCCGCCGTACGGACCGAGCTGCCCTTCGTCATGGTGAACGAGACCGCCGGGCTGCTGCCCTACCAGCAGGCGGTGCTGTGGGAGGGCGGGGCGCAGGGCCGCATCGCCGCTCTGTCGGGGGTCTCCGCCCCGGACCTCGGCGGCAGCTACGCGACGTGGCTGAGGCGCGTCCTGCCGGTGCTGGCCGCCTCCGGCAAGGCCCATGCGGTCGAGGCGGCGGAGCTGCCGCCCGACGCCGCCTCCGGCTGGGCCGACCATCTGCCGCCGCACGCCTACTGGCTTCCGCTCGCGGTTCCCGGCACAGGCCAGCTCGGCGGGCTGCTCTTCGCCCGGACCGAACCCTGGAGCGAGGCGGACGGCCACCTGCTCGACTATGTCGGCGACGGCTATGCCCACGCCTGGCTGCTGTCGCTGTCGCGCCGGCCGACCCTTCCCACGGCGGGGACGAGGCGCCGGCGCCTGCTCGCCGCCCTCGCCGTGGCGGCCGTCGCGGCGGTCGGGGCGATGCCGGTGCGCCAGTCGGTGCTCGCCCCGGCGGAGGTCATTCCGCGCTCGCCGGTCCTGATCCGCGCCCCCTTCGACGGGGTGATCGACACGGTCGCCGTCACGCCCAACCAGCCGGTCGTCCAGGGCCAGACGCTCCTGACGCTCGACACGGCGCAGCTCGCCGCCAAGCACAAGGTGGCGTTGAAGGCGCGCGACGTCACCCAGGCGGAATACCAGCAGGCCGCCCAGCAGGCGGTCTTCGATCCCAAGGTGAAGGGCCGGCTGACCGTCCTGCAGGGCAAGCTGGAGCAGGAGGCCGCCGAGGCGACCTATCTCCAGACCCTGCTCGACCGTGCCGCCCTGACCGCCCCGATGGCCGGGATCGCCGTCTTCGACAACGTCAACGACTGGCTCGGCCGGCCGGTGGCGCAGGGCGAGCGGATCCTGATGCTGGCCGACCCGAAGGAGGTGGAGCTGGAAATCCGCCTCGCCGTCGGCGACGCGCTGCCGTTCCCGCCGGATGCCGAGGTCGCCTTCTTTCTGAACGTCGCCCCCGACGCGCCCGTGCATGGCCGCCTGACCTCGACCAGCTACCGCGCCCAGGCGACACCGGACGGCATCGTCGCCTACCGGCTGAAGGCCGA encodes the following:
- a CDS encoding efflux RND transporter periplasmic adaptor subunit — translated: MIRFPLLSAAAGLLALAAPCLAQTVPPDAGAPPVVEREIRAQVTARTTTVLASGMAGRIVELAVQDGETFRKGEVLVRFDCAVQESQLARANAVLEKARRLLEVNEKLRQLGSISAKEISVGHAEVAEAGAEVGMMKAMVSRCTVAAPFSGRVAGVSVRQYQFIGEGQPLLDILDDKELELEAIVPSRWLAWLKVGTRFQVVVDENGRSYEGEVSRLSGRVDPVSQSIKLYARIRNPDDRLLAGMSGRAIITPPAGSQP
- a CDS encoding efflux RND transporter periplasmic adaptor subunit; amino-acid sequence: MTAQVTSNQLNRQLLRLSTLLQLGKRARAAVRTELPFVMVNETAGLLPYQQAVLWEGGAQGRIAALSGVSAPDLGGSYATWLRRVLPVLAASGKAHAVEAAELPPDAASGWADHLPPHAYWLPLAVPGTGQLGGLLFARTEPWSEADGHLLDYVGDGYAHAWLLSLSRRPTLPTAGTRRRRLLAALAVAAVAAVGAMPVRQSVLAPAEVIPRSPVLIRAPFDGVIDTVAVTPNQPVVQGQTLLTLDTAQLAAKHKVALKARDVTQAEYQQAAQQAVFDPKVKGRLTVLQGKLEQEAAEATYLQTLLDRAALTAPMAGIAVFDNVNDWLGRPVAQGERILMLADPKEVELEIRLAVGDALPFPPDAEVAFFLNVAPDAPVHGRLTSTSYRAQATPDGIVAYRLKAELAGPSDRLRIGLKGTAKIYGETAPLALWVLRRPIASVRQWLAL
- a CDS encoding TolC family protein, producing the protein MVTLRSLRSASSLGVILLLGACAVAPKPIQPAEHVERARADYGTLFGNQPPVVGPLTAHEAIARALKYNYDHQLALTEAALQERQFDVAVLNMLPRLAASAGYVGRNNESASSSLSVITRRQSLEPSTSQEQHRRTGDLTFSWNLLDFGVGYFQARQQADRALIAVERRRRVVNNIVKEVRSAYWRAGTAQRLLPKIDPLMKEAERALAANAQIEDQALAPVMQTLEYRKNLLQVISQLRRLRSDLSVAKAQLAALINVPPTTEFTVEEPPALPSFPRTLSVDVPTLELMGLAQRPELREEAYQERVDRNNLYKEITRLMPGLSILGSLNYDSNSYLVNNLWAEAGVRATLNLVNLLSAPQVIDAAEAQIEVARTRRLALSVAVLTQVNVSYQQYVRSVETYDTALEIARVEGRISKAANDGGLAQAEPEFERIRRGLSSVAAELDRDRAFTELQTSLGNLYTAVGLDPVPASVETEDLSKLVVVVKDALDHLDKGQLPRLEGAPDSPAPAVPTAAAEPARKATKPEGEPVS